The Haloplasma contractile SSD-17B genome has a segment encoding these proteins:
- a CDS encoding PolC-type DNA polymerase III — translation MNKFNILLEQIEYNNDIEIFENCDLKTLTIDKSNGEYHFELSMPTFLKPEEALEFYYRLHATFKRYRGVNHVTYNTEVNEPVTGDLIQAYWEVVYSLLKQRSATYMALKQYTPKFLDNQIVLCIKTEKEKLHIEGEYQKAVENMYRSLGIKMKLKLVVTEDGHCSFEKIQQRHSENTETFKKQMEETQVVAKKVEQQPASNGGGGGSYQGNYNKSGNKPKRKRFTMSHEKIGYNIKGDQDKIINIPVTGEDLEYLKPEFIIEGYIFDQDIRSISGDRSIMEASVTDYSDSIMVKHFVNSNDDLEFYQSCYKKGNWIRVKANAKYDDYRNEVILFARSVEVLDVQDDHEEIIDEGYEGEKRIELHLHTTMSNMDSVTSIDKYVNRALDWGHEAIAITDHAGMYALPDLFNATEGKDIKAIYGVECNLVEDKPIIAWNEQHIDLQDATYVVFDLETTGFSINYDDIIEVAAVKIKQGQIVDEFSEFCNPHRKLSYKTTEITSITDGDVVGARDIPDVLRDFRVFCEGAILVAHNASFDMSHIEGAYKKYNLGDANNPVFDTLQYARYMYHEDMKRFNLKALSKRFRVELTQHHRAIYDARATGEVFLHILRELKEKNITYHDDINNLASIETGYKLQMPSHVTLLAKNQDGLKNLFKIVSDMHTIHFHKEPRLVRSVLEEYREHIFVGSSCVNGEVFKIAMEKSYEQLKEVASFYDYLEVQPPEVYRHLIDKSGEPKMKDYINETIKRIIKVGKELNIPVLASGDVHHLEREDRMYRQIFVRTPQTGGGFHPLASSDIDEIPSMHFRTTQEMIQDFEFLDKATKKEIVITNPRKIASQVEYIKAIKDELFTPTDDFLKDKGIPSIEVKMRELCYDMAGSLYGDPLPQIVEDRLEKELTSIIKHGFAVIYYISHMLVKKSLDDGYLVGSRGSVGSSFVATMTEITEVNPLSPHYYCPECHFTSFKMNDEEKERYGVRDDELQIQKILDESESGFDLPNESCPKCGSDLNKDGHDIPFETFLGFAGDKVPDIDLNFSGEYQPVAHAYCQEVFGFDYAFRAGTIGTVAEKTAFGYVRGYFEKQGIEKREPEIRRLAKHCEGVKRSTGQHPGGIIVVPDYMDIYDITPIQFPADNLENAFRTTHFDFHSIHDNLLKLDILGHDDPTMLHYLEKLTGKSPQDVPIDDPNVYELFNSTKSLGVEPEQILSNTGSYGVPEFGTFFVRNMLDETRPTTFAELVKISGLSHGTDVWTNNAQDLVLAKFPEYGKIDFKNVIGCRDDIMVYLMYNGLEPKLAFDIMEFVRKGKAFKQPEKWEQYVEKMREENVPEWYIWSCGQIKYMFPKAHATAYVLMAIRIAWFKVNMPLHYYAAYFSKRASYYDVHTMVQGSEGIRRKISEINEKGFSASATEKSLVTVLELALEMCERGYRFRRVDIDESDATEFLIDEEQKALIIPFIAIDGLGGNVAKSIVIAREEKEFISKEDLAKRTSLSKTLIEKLDELGTLDHLQESNQLSLFDFD, via the coding sequence ATGAATAAATTTAACATTTTACTTGAACAAATTGAATACAACAATGATATTGAGATTTTTGAGAATTGTGATTTAAAAACACTTACAATTGATAAATCGAATGGTGAATACCACTTTGAACTCTCAATGCCTACGTTTTTAAAGCCAGAAGAGGCACTCGAATTTTATTATCGTTTGCATGCTACCTTTAAACGATATCGAGGTGTTAATCATGTTACCTATAATACTGAAGTGAATGAGCCAGTTACTGGCGATTTAATTCAGGCATATTGGGAAGTAGTTTATAGTCTTTTAAAACAACGTTCGGCTACCTATATGGCCCTTAAACAATATACTCCTAAGTTCTTAGACAACCAAATAGTCTTATGCATTAAGACGGAAAAAGAAAAACTCCATATTGAAGGTGAATATCAAAAAGCCGTAGAAAACATGTATCGTTCTTTAGGAATAAAAATGAAATTAAAACTAGTTGTCACGGAAGACGGACACTGTTCGTTTGAAAAGATTCAACAGCGGCATAGTGAAAATACGGAAACATTTAAGAAGCAGATGGAGGAAACCCAGGTTGTAGCTAAGAAAGTTGAACAACAACCAGCATCAAATGGTGGTGGAGGTGGATCTTATCAAGGTAACTATAATAAAAGTGGAAATAAGCCTAAGCGTAAACGTTTTACTATGAGCCATGAGAAAATTGGGTACAATATCAAAGGGGATCAAGACAAAATAATTAATATCCCTGTAACAGGTGAAGATTTAGAGTATTTAAAGCCAGAGTTTATTATTGAAGGTTATATATTTGATCAGGATATACGGTCTATATCAGGCGATCGTAGTATAATGGAAGCTTCTGTGACCGACTATTCAGATTCAATTATGGTAAAACATTTTGTTAATAGTAATGATGATTTAGAATTTTATCAATCGTGTTATAAAAAAGGAAACTGGATTCGTGTAAAGGCAAATGCTAAGTACGATGATTATCGGAATGAGGTTATTTTATTTGCTAGATCAGTAGAAGTATTAGATGTGCAAGATGACCATGAGGAGATCATTGATGAAGGTTATGAAGGTGAGAAGCGAATTGAACTTCATCTTCATACAACCATGTCAAACATGGACTCCGTTACAAGCATTGACAAGTATGTAAATCGAGCGCTAGATTGGGGCCATGAAGCAATTGCAATTACAGACCATGCAGGAATGTATGCCTTACCTGATTTATTTAATGCAACTGAGGGGAAGGATATAAAAGCGATTTATGGGGTGGAGTGTAATTTAGTCGAGGACAAGCCAATAATAGCCTGGAATGAACAGCATATTGACTTGCAAGATGCTACCTATGTTGTATTTGACTTAGAAACAACAGGATTTTCAATTAACTATGACGATATTATTGAGGTAGCAGCGGTTAAAATAAAACAGGGTCAAATTGTAGATGAATTTAGTGAGTTTTGTAACCCACATCGTAAATTGAGTTATAAGACAACTGAGATCACAAGTATTACGGATGGCGATGTTGTAGGAGCTAGAGATATCCCAGATGTATTGCGCGATTTTAGAGTGTTCTGTGAGGGGGCAATACTTGTTGCTCATAATGCATCTTTTGATATGAGTCATATTGAAGGAGCATACAAAAAATATAACCTTGGTGATGCAAATAATCCAGTGTTTGATACGCTGCAATATGCACGTTATATGTATCATGAAGATATGAAACGATTTAATCTGAAAGCTCTATCAAAACGATTTAGGGTTGAATTAACTCAACATCACCGTGCGATTTATGATGCCAGAGCAACGGGTGAAGTCTTCTTACATATCTTAAGAGAATTAAAAGAAAAGAATATTACATATCATGATGATATTAATAATCTAGCATCTATAGAGACGGGTTATAAATTACAAATGCCGAGTCATGTAACCTTACTTGCAAAGAACCAAGATGGTTTAAAGAATTTGTTTAAGATTGTTTCTGATATGCATACAATTCATTTTCATAAGGAACCGCGATTAGTTCGTTCTGTGCTTGAAGAGTACCGTGAACATATATTTGTGGGAAGTTCTTGTGTAAATGGAGAAGTGTTTAAAATTGCCATGGAGAAAAGCTATGAACAATTAAAGGAAGTTGCTAGCTTTTATGATTATTTAGAGGTTCAACCACCTGAAGTCTATAGACACTTGATTGATAAAAGTGGAGAACCCAAAATGAAAGATTATATAAACGAAACAATCAAGCGTATTATAAAAGTAGGAAAAGAATTAAATATACCAGTGTTGGCAAGTGGTGATGTTCACCACTTAGAACGTGAAGACAGAATGTATCGCCAAATCTTTGTTAGAACACCACAAACAGGTGGAGGATTCCATCCATTAGCATCAAGTGATATTGATGAGATTCCATCCATGCATTTTAGAACAACACAGGAAATGATTCAAGACTTTGAGTTTCTTGATAAAGCAACAAAAAAGGAGATTGTCATAACAAACCCTAGAAAGATTGCTAGTCAAGTAGAGTATATAAAAGCGATAAAGGATGAACTATTTACGCCAACTGATGACTTCCTTAAAGACAAAGGAATTCCGTCAATAGAAGTCAAAATGCGCGAACTGTGCTATGATATGGCAGGGTCATTATACGGTGATCCATTACCTCAAATTGTAGAAGACCGTTTAGAAAAAGAGTTAACGAGTATTATTAAACACGGATTCGCCGTTATTTATTATATATCGCACATGCTTGTTAAGAAATCGCTTGATGATGGTTATCTAGTTGGATCGCGTGGTTCAGTAGGATCATCGTTTGTTGCAACAATGACTGAGATTACGGAAGTAAATCCATTGTCTCCTCATTACTATTGTCCTGAATGTCACTTTACTTCATTTAAGATGAATGATGAAGAAAAGGAGCGCTACGGTGTCAGAGACGATGAACTTCAGATTCAAAAGATTCTTGATGAGTCTGAATCTGGATTTGACTTACCGAATGAAAGTTGTCCAAAGTGTGGGTCTGATTTGAACAAAGACGGGCACGATATTCCGTTTGAAACCTTCTTAGGATTCGCCGGAGATAAGGTGCCCGATATCGACCTTAACTTTTCTGGTGAGTATCAACCAGTCGCACACGCGTACTGTCAGGAGGTCTTCGGTTTTGATTATGCATTCCGAGCAGGAACGATTGGTACCGTAGCTGAAAAAACCGCATTTGGTTATGTGAGGGGTTATTTCGAAAAACAGGGAATTGAAAAAAGAGAACCAGAAATACGTCGTTTAGCCAAACACTGTGAAGGAGTTAAACGTTCAACTGGTCAGCACCCAGGTGGTATTATTGTTGTTCCTGATTATATGGATATCTATGATATTACTCCGATACAATTCCCAGCTGATAATCTAGAGAATGCATTTAGAACCACACACTTTGACTTCCATTCTATACATGATAACTTATTAAAACTTGATATATTAGGACACGATGATCCGACCATGCTTCACTATTTAGAGAAACTTACCGGAAAATCGCCACAAGATGTTCCGATCGATGATCCAAATGTGTATGAGTTATTTAATTCAACCAAATCACTAGGTGTAGAGCCAGAACAAATTCTATCGAATACAGGTTCTTATGGTGTCCCTGAGTTTGGAACATTCTTTGTAAGGAACATGCTTGATGAAACACGACCTACAACATTTGCTGAATTAGTAAAAATATCAGGACTTTCACATGGTACTGATGTTTGGACAAACAATGCCCAGGATTTAGTATTAGCTAAATTTCCTGAGTACGGAAAGATTGACTTTAAAAATGTTATAGGTTGTCGAGATGATATCATGGTTTATTTAATGTATAACGGTTTAGAGCCAAAACTGGCATTTGACATCATGGAATTTGTTCGTAAAGGTAAAGCTTTTAAGCAACCTGAAAAATGGGAGCAATATGTTGAAAAAATGCGAGAGGAAAATGTTCCTGAGTGGTATATTTGGTCTTGTGGACAAATTAAATACATGTTCCCAAAAGCCCATGCCACGGCTTATGTTTTAATGGCTATTCGAATCGCATGGTTTAAGGTAAACATGCCACTTCATTATTACGCTGCCTACTTCTCGAAACGTGCATCTTATTATGATGTTCATACAATGGTTCAAGGTAGCGAAGGTATTCGTCGTAAGATTAGTGAGATAAATGAAAAAGGATTCTCTGCATCAGCTACAGAGAAATCTCTTGTAACGGTTCTTGAGTTAGCGCTTGAGATGTGTGAACGTGGCTACCGATTTAGACGAGTAGACATTGATGAATCAGATGCAACTGAATTCTTAATTGATGAAGAGCAAAAAGCATTAATTATTCCTTTTATAGCGATTGATGGACTAGGTGGAAATGTTGCGAAGTCAATTGTAATTGCTAGAGAAGAAAAAGAATTTATTTCTAAAGAAGACCTAGCCAAACGAACAAGCTTATCGAAGACTTTAATTGAAAAATTAGATGAGTTAGGAACGCTTGATCATCTACAAGAAAGTAATCAATTAAGCTTATTTGATTTTGATTAA
- a CDS encoding DUF441 domain-containing protein: MIEKIIFLAIIMVLGYLSKSQTIMIASVFLIAAVLLQVNDTTLETIRRYSIKYGIILITIFAFVPIAKGDITFFALFRALLNWRAWIAIGAGILVTQFAKNGINLMKTSPDITTFVLVGIVVGILVPQLKGYPSGPLIGTGIAMMLYGVVEYIIKVMQYIGNSF; encoded by the coding sequence ATGATCGAAAAGATAATTTTTTTAGCCATTATAATGGTTTTAGGATATTTGAGTAAGAGTCAAACGATCATGATTGCGTCAGTTTTTCTTATAGCAGCGGTATTATTACAGGTAAATGATACGACGCTTGAAACAATAAGAAGATACAGCATAAAGTACGGAATCATATTAATAACAATTTTTGCATTTGTCCCAATTGCAAAGGGAGATATTACCTTTTTTGCTCTATTCAGGGCTTTATTAAACTGGCGCGCATGGATTGCGATTGGAGCGGGGATACTTGTTACTCAATTCGCTAAGAATGGAATTAACTTGATGAAAACATCTCCTGATATTACCACGTTTGTATTGGTTGGAATCGTAGTGGGAATACTAGTTCCACAGCTAAAAGGGTACCCATCAGGTCCCCTAATCGGTACAGGAATTGCTATGATGCTTTATGGAGTCGTCGAATATATTATAAAAGTTATGCAGTATATTGGTAATTCGTTCTAA
- a CDS encoding DUF429 domain-containing protein, translating into MNTKIIGIDCATDPKKVGLSLGDYKDGNVHLIESELGSTSRKSVAERLRDWINQDDLILIGIDAPLGWPQKLSENLINHHAGEALLCDAHSMFRRFTDQFVKQTLNKQPLDVGADRIARTAHKALEIIDELRNLTNQTISLCWDFDSINSLPGIYLLEVYPAATLTSYHLKNTGYKDKKKTHDRELIVEHLNHHINIQIKTDLLIENADVLDSAICLLAVKDFIYGNVYTPADLSLAKKEGWIWIKRTDF; encoded by the coding sequence ATGAATACAAAAATTATTGGCATTGATTGTGCTACAGATCCTAAAAAAGTAGGGTTATCGTTAGGCGATTATAAAGATGGCAATGTCCATTTAATCGAATCAGAGCTAGGTTCTACATCTAGAAAATCGGTAGCAGAGCGTTTACGAGATTGGATCAATCAAGATGATCTAATTCTAATAGGAATAGATGCGCCTTTAGGATGGCCACAAAAGTTATCTGAAAACTTAATCAACCATCATGCGGGTGAGGCACTTTTATGCGATGCGCATTCAATGTTTAGACGCTTCACTGATCAGTTCGTGAAACAAACGCTAAATAAGCAACCATTAGATGTTGGTGCTGACCGCATTGCAAGAACTGCACACAAAGCATTAGAAATTATTGATGAACTTAGGAACTTAACGAATCAAACGATTTCCCTTTGTTGGGATTTTGATTCTATCAATTCTCTACCGGGAATTTATCTTTTAGAAGTTTATCCTGCTGCAACCTTAACGAGTTACCATTTGAAGAATACCGGTTATAAAGATAAAAAGAAAACACATGACCGTGAATTAATCGTTGAACATTTAAACCATCATATTAATATCCAAATTAAAACAGATTTATTAATTGAAAATGCAGATGTACTCGATAGCGCTATCTGTTTATTAGCTGTTAAAGACTTTATATATGGGAATGTATATACTCCAGCTGATTTATCTCTTGCTAAAAAAGAAGGGTGGATTTGGATTAAAAGGACAGACTTTTGA
- a CDS encoding potassium channel family protein: protein MPRKNTFAVIGLGRFGKAVCQELVNLDVDVLAIDVNEEVIKSVSHLVSHAMICDTTDEEALKNIGIQNIDHVIVAIGDNIQNSILTTLLLNELGVKEITVKAQNEYHEKVLKKIGADHIIHPEKEMGRRVAKRISSSNISEYFELSDEYSIIEVKATGKVVGRSLSDLDLRSRYGVNIVALNRSEVLIVPDPNESIMSTDELIVVGENKAIEKFQKNMLNQ, encoded by the coding sequence ATGCCAAGAAAAAATACGTTTGCAGTAATTGGACTAGGACGCTTTGGAAAGGCAGTTTGTCAAGAACTTGTGAATCTTGATGTTGATGTGCTTGCAATTGACGTGAATGAAGAGGTAATTAAAAGTGTGTCGCATTTAGTTTCGCATGCAATGATTTGTGATACAACAGACGAAGAAGCTTTGAAAAACATTGGGATTCAAAATATCGATCATGTAATCGTAGCAATTGGAGATAATATTCAAAATAGTATCTTAACAACACTATTACTTAATGAACTTGGTGTTAAAGAAATAACGGTAAAAGCTCAAAATGAATACCATGAAAAAGTACTTAAAAAAATAGGTGCAGATCATATTATACATCCCGAAAAGGAAATGGGACGACGCGTTGCAAAACGTATTTCGTCTTCTAATATATCAGAATACTTTGAATTATCAGATGAGTATAGTATTATCGAAGTGAAGGCAACAGGTAAAGTTGTAGGTCGTTCATTATCTGACTTGGATTTAAGGAGTCGATATGGTGTCAATATCGTTGCATTAAATCGCAGTGAAGTATTGATTGTACCTGATCCAAATGAAAGTATCATGTCTACAGATGAATTAATCGTTGTAGGAGAAAATAAGGCAATTGAAAAATTTCAAAAAAATATGCTAAATCAATAA